The Algiphilus sp. genomic sequence CCGTGGCCGCGGTGGCGATCTACGTCGGCATGGGCCTGCTGGGCTACCTCGCATTCGGCCCGGCCGACGATCTCACCGTGTACCGCGGCCTGTGCGTGCTGCTGCTGGCGCCGGAGTTCTTCGTGCCACTGCGGCAGCTCGCCACGCACTATCACGACCGCGCCGCCGCCCTCGGCGCCGCGGAGCAGCTGGCACCGCTCTTCGCGCTGCCGGCGATGCCCGATGCCACGGATGCGCATGCACGCGACCCCGGCAACGTCATCCTGCAGGCAATCCGCGTCGCACGCGATGATCGAACCATCCTGCAGGCATTCTCGCTGGACGTGCGGCCGGGCGAGCTGGTGCTGCTCTGGGGCCCCAGCGGCTGCGGCAAGACCACCGTGCTGCACACCATCGCCGGGCATCTGCCCGTCGATGCCGGCGAGGTGCGCGTCAACGGCGAAGCGCCGGGCATCCCCGGGGCCGTTGCGTGGCTCGGCCAGCGCCCCTTCCTCGCGCACGGCAGCATCGCGCGCAACATCGCGCTGGGAAGGGATGACGCCGACCGTGCGGCCATCGCCGAGGCCGCGCGCAACTGCGGCGTGCTCTCGTTCGCAGAGGCGCTTCCCGACGGACTCGATACCCGGCTGGGCGAGCGCGGACTGGGTCTGTCGGGCGGTCAGGCCCAGCGCGTGGCGCTGGCGCGCGCGTGGCTGTCGCAGGCGCCGGTGGTACTGCTCGATGAACCCACGACCGGGCTCGATGCCGATGCCGCGGCGCCGGTGCTCGCCGCCATGCGGCGCCTGTGCGCGGACGGGCGCAGCCTGGTCGTGGCCGGACACGATCCCGCCCTGCGCGGCATCGCGGACACGGTGATCGACATGGCCGAGCCGTCATGACGCGCCCGCTGCGCGCCCTGCTCCCCTACGCGGCGCTGCTGCGCGGTCGCCGCGGCGCCGCCGTCACCGGAGCGCTGCTGCTGCTGGCGACCGTGGTCTCCGCAGTGGCGCTGCTGGGCCTGTCCGGCTGGTTCATCACCGCCACCGGCATCACGGCGCTGGCGTGGGCAGCGGGCAGTCGGGTGGTCTTCGACATCTTCCTGCCGGGCAGCGGCATCCGCTTCTTCGCGCTGTCGCGCACGGTGGCGCGCTACTTCGAGCGGCTGCGCCAGCACGCCGTGACGCTGGATCTGCTCGCGGCGCTGCGTACCGCCGTATTCGCGCGCCTGGCGCGGCGGCCGGCCGCGACACTGGCAGGACTGCGCGACAGCGTCGCGCTCGACCGCCTGACCAGCGATGTCGATGCCATCGACAACCTCCTGCTGCGGGTACTGAGCCCGCTGCTGGTCGCGCTGCTGCTGCTGGCCCTGCTGGCGGCGGCGCTGTCATGGCTGGCGACACCCTGGATGCTGCTGCCGGTGGCGACGCTCGCCAGCGTCACGGCGCTGCTGTGCCTGCTCGCGCTGCGCGCCGGCATGCGCCCGGGCCGCGCCCTGCGCACGCGCGCCGAGTGGCTGCACGTCCGCATCCTGGAAGGGATGAGCGGCCTCGCCGAGCTGCGCGCCGCGGGCACGCTGCACCGGCACGCCGCGCGCACCGCGGCGCGCAACGCCGCCCTGGCCGGCGCTCAGCGGCAGCGGGCGCACCGCCTCGCGGCGCTGGAGGCGATATCCGCGACCACCGTGCAGCTTGCGGGCATCGGCGCCCTGCTGCTCGGCCTGACCGTCATCGATGGCGGCATGGGTGCCGCCATCAGCGTGATGGCCGCGCTCGCCATCCTCGGCTGCGCCGAGATCCTCCCCGGCCTGCCGCAGGCGCTGTACCGGCTCGGCGAGACCCAGACCGCGGCCAGCCGACTCAACGCGCTGCTCGACGGCCCGCTGGAGGCCACGCCGGAAGCGACCGCCACCGCGTGCGGCGCACACGATCATGCGCTGCGCCTCGACGGCGTGACGGTCCGCTATCCGCATCACCCGCGACCGGCGCTCGCGGACATCACCTTCGCCATCGTACGCGGCGAGCGCGTCGCCATCGTCGGCGCATCCGGCTGCGGCAAGTCGACGCTGCTGCAGCTGATCGGCGGCCTCTACCCCGCGGAGGCGGGCGCCATGACCGTGCTGGGCTGCGCGGCGGACCGCGTCCATCCGGCGCACTGGCGGCGGCGCTGCGGCGTGCTTACCCAGCACAGCGAGATCTTCGCCGCCTCGGTGGCCGACAACCTGCGGCTGGGCGCCCCGGGAGCGGACGATGCCGCCCTGTGGGCGGCGCTGCACACCGCGGTGCTGGACGATGTGGTCGCGGCGCTCCCGGAGGGGCTCGGCACCTGGGTCGGCGAGCACGGCGCGCGCCTGTCCGGCGGCCAGGCCCGCCGCCTCGCCCTGGCGCGCGTGCTGCTGCGCGACCCCGATCTGGTCGTGCTCGACGAGCCCGCCACCGGCCTCGACGCCGACACGCGCACCACCCTGTTCGCCCGCCTCGACGCCTGGCTCGCCGGCCGCAGCGCGCTCCTGCTGGCGCACGATCCGGCCGCGCTGCCGCGCGCCGACCGCGTGCTGCGGCTGGTGGACGGGCGGCTGCAGAACGCCTGAACCGGCGCTCTGGAACCTGGAAGCGCAGATTCAAAGGCAAGAACAACCACAGATTACACAGATTTCCACAGATTCCTTTCCGGTTCCGGTGTGCGCTGACGGAGTCAGCGCCACCAGCAAAAATCCCCTGAATCCGTGAAATCTGTGGTTCTCCTTTTGTCCGCGGTTGAAACCGGCCGCGCACGTACACTGCGCCGATGGCGGCGACGACCCACCCCGCGACCGCGCTGACCGCGCGCGCCCTGCTCACCGGTGCGGTGATCGGCGCGCTGCTGACGCCGTGCAACATCTACAGCGGCCTCAAGATCGGCTGGTCCTTCAACATGTCGATCGCCGGCGCGCTGCTGGGCGTGGCCTTCTGGCGGCTGATGCACGATCTGCTCGGCACACGGGCGTGGGGCCTGCCGGAGAATCTCGTCAACCAGACCACCGCCTCGTCGGCGGCCTCGATCATCTCGGGCGGTCTGGTGGCGCCGATACCGGCGCTGGCGCTGCTCGGCGGACCGGTGCCGGAAGGCGCGCTGCTGGTGGCGTGGGTATTCGCGGTCAGCGTGCTGGGGCTGGCCATCGCGGCGCTGCTGCACGGTCGATTCATTGCCGCGGGGCGGCTGCCCTATCCGGCCGGCACCGCGGCCGCCGAAACGCTGTCGAGCATCCACGGCGACAGTGCCGAGGCGAGCCGTCGCCTGCGCTGGCTGGCCGGTGCGGCCGGGGTCGCCGGCGGCGTCAAGCTGCTCGCCGAACTCAGCGGCGCGACCCTGCGCGCCGCGCTGCCGGGCAGCCTGCCGCTCGGTGGCAAGGCGCTGCCTTCGGTGGGATTCAAGCAGCTCGGCATCGCCCTGGACGGCTCCCTGCTCATGGTGGGCTTCGGCGCCATCATCGGGCTGCGCTCGGGGCTGTCACTGCTGCTCGGCGCGCTGATCGCCTGGCTGGGACTGGCGCCGTGGCTGCTGGCCCGCGGCCTCGTCGCGCCCGGCGAGGCCGGTGGCATCTGGTTCGGCCCCCTGGTCGAGTGGCTGATCTGGCCGGGTGTGGCACTGATGACGGTGGGCGCGCTGGCGAGCCTGTGGCTGGGCCGCAGCGCGCCGGCTAGAGACGGCGCGCTATGCGAACCGACGCCCTTCCCGCTGCCGCTGGCGATCTACCTGCCCGCGGTGGTGGCCGCGGTGGCGCTGGTGGTGGTGCTGCAGGTGACGCTCTTCGACATCCCCGTGCTGGCGGCTGTCGCCGCGGTGGTTCTGGCGGCGGGCCTGGCCACCGTCGCGGCACGGGTGGTCGGCGAGACCGGCATCCCGCCCATCGGCGCACTCGGCAAGATCGCGCAGCTCGGCGTCGGCGCGGTCGCGCCGGGCACCACCACGCCCAACCTGATGGGCGCCAACGTCACCGGTGGCGCGGCCGGTCAGACCGCCGATCTGCTCAACGACCTGCGCGCCGGTCAGCTGCTCGGCGCACAACCGGCGCCACTGTTCGCGGCGCAGCTCGTGGGGGTGCTGGTGGGCAGCATCGCCGGCAG encodes the following:
- the cydD gene encoding thiol reductant ABC exporter subunit CydD; protein product: MLAGILVGVAVIGQAMLLAWIVHRAVTGAPSIADLLPAALALVAVVLTRGAAQYVQGRAASTAATDRCRAIRDDLLDRLHAAGPARLDGWHRADLASRALHAVDALTPYIAHYLPQRILALVVPALIGVTALLHDWLAGLLLLLSAPLIPLFMALVGWGAARLSARFETRRARAAAVFADHVRGLLSIRLFNAEREATVRVRGFAEQLRDDAMRVLRVAFLSSAVLEFFAAVAVAAVAIYVGMGLLGYLAFGPADDLTVYRGLCVLLLAPEFFVPLRQLATHYHDRAAALGAAEQLAPLFALPAMPDATDAHARDPGNVILQAIRVARDDRTILQAFSLDVRPGELVLLWGPSGCGKTTVLHTIAGHLPVDAGEVRVNGEAPGIPGAVAWLGQRPFLAHGSIARNIALGRDDADRAAIAEAARNCGVLSFAEALPDGLDTRLGERGLGLSGGQAQRVALARAWLSQAPVVLLDEPTTGLDADAAAPVLAAMRRLCADGRSLVVAGHDPALRGIADTVIDMAEPS
- the cydC gene encoding thiol reductant ABC exporter subunit CydC; translation: MTRPLRALLPYAALLRGRRGAAVTGALLLLATVVSAVALLGLSGWFITATGITALAWAAGSRVVFDIFLPGSGIRFFALSRTVARYFERLRQHAVTLDLLAALRTAVFARLARRPAATLAGLRDSVALDRLTSDVDAIDNLLLRVLSPLLVALLLLALLAAALSWLATPWMLLPVATLASVTALLCLLALRAGMRPGRALRTRAEWLHVRILEGMSGLAELRAAGTLHRHAARTAARNAALAGAQRQRAHRLAALEAISATTVQLAGIGALLLGLTVIDGGMGAAISVMAALAILGCAEILPGLPQALYRLGETQTAASRLNALLDGPLEATPEATATACGAHDHALRLDGVTVRYPHHPRPALADITFAIVRGERVAIVGASGCGKSTLLQLIGGLYPAEAGAMTVLGCAADRVHPAHWRRRCGVLTQHSEIFAASVADNLRLGAPGADDAALWAALHTAVLDDVVAALPEGLGTWVGEHGARLSGGQARRLALARVLLRDPDLVVLDEPATGLDADTRTTLFARLDAWLAGRSALLLAHDPAALPRADRVLRLVDGRLQNA
- a CDS encoding OPT/YSL family transporter; this translates as MAATTHPATALTARALLTGAVIGALLTPCNIYSGLKIGWSFNMSIAGALLGVAFWRLMHDLLGTRAWGLPENLVNQTTASSAASIISGGLVAPIPALALLGGPVPEGALLVAWVFAVSVLGLAIAALLHGRFIAAGRLPYPAGTAAAETLSSIHGDSAEASRRLRWLAGAAGVAGGVKLLAELSGATLRAALPGSLPLGGKALPSVGFKQLGIALDGSLLMVGFGAIIGLRSGLSLLLGALIAWLGLAPWLLARGLVAPGEAGGIWFGPLVEWLIWPGVALMTVGALASLWLGRSAPARDGALCEPTPFPLPLAIYLPAVVAAVALVVVLQVTLFDIPVLAAVAAVVLAAGLATVAARVVGETGIPPIGALGKIAQLGVGAVAPGTTTPNLMGANVTGGAAGQTADLLNDLRAGQLLGAQPAPLFAAQLVGVLVGSIAGSLAYLVLVPDPAATLLTPEWPAPAVATWKAVAEVMAQGFAALPALSVPATAVGALSGLALALWQHRAPARWARCAPSASAVGLAFVIPAWIAFGLCLGAVLAAGANRLAPRWSARFLVAAAAGLVAGESLAGVVSAAVAMLGG